Proteins encoded together in one Mycobacterium simiae window:
- the nrfD gene encoding NrfD/PsrC family molybdoenzyme membrane anchor subunit yields the protein MSTSEFDSFRPPPPPGGKRRKGKRGGQRGGNDGSREMPMVPDAEFTSYYGRPVVKPAPWGHEVAAYLFLGGVAGGSGLLAAGAQFTGRNTLRRNTRLSALVAVALGAVALVLDLGRPERFVNMLRTIKLTSPMSIGSWILSLFSGGIGVAAVAEIDKMTGERIPLGPLRPALRAVEAPAGIAAGAFAAPLAVYTAVLLADTATPTWNAAHKDLPFVFVSSASLAASGLAMITTPAAEAGPARTLAVLGVAGDLVATKLMERRMDPVAAEPLHHGEPGRMLRWSERLAVAGGLGTLLGGRHRGVAAVSGLALLTASALTRFGVFEAGKESARDPRYTIEPQKRRLAARRAAGITDDSITTAG from the coding sequence GTGAGCACCTCCGAATTCGACAGCTTCCGGCCGCCGCCGCCCCCGGGCGGTAAGCGCCGAAAAGGTAAGCGCGGCGGCCAGCGCGGCGGCAACGACGGCTCACGCGAGATGCCGATGGTCCCCGACGCCGAGTTCACCTCCTACTACGGGCGTCCGGTGGTCAAGCCCGCGCCGTGGGGACACGAGGTGGCGGCGTACCTGTTCCTCGGCGGGGTGGCCGGCGGATCCGGACTGCTGGCGGCCGGCGCCCAGTTCACCGGTCGAAACACGTTGCGCCGCAACACCAGGTTGTCCGCGCTGGTCGCGGTGGCCCTCGGCGCGGTCGCGTTGGTGCTCGACCTGGGCCGGCCGGAGCGGTTCGTGAACATGCTGCGCACCATCAAGCTGACGTCGCCGATGAGCATCGGCTCATGGATCCTCAGCCTGTTCAGCGGCGGCATCGGAGTCGCGGCCGTCGCGGAAATCGACAAGATGACCGGCGAGCGAATCCCGTTGGGCCCGTTGCGTCCTGCGTTGCGCGCGGTCGAAGCGCCGGCCGGGATCGCGGCGGGTGCGTTCGCTGCACCGCTGGCGGTCTACACCGCGGTGCTGCTCGCCGACACTGCGACTCCGACATGGAATGCCGCGCACAAAGACCTGCCGTTCGTCTTCGTCAGTTCGGCGAGCCTGGCCGCATCGGGGTTGGCGATGATCACCACCCCGGCTGCCGAGGCGGGGCCGGCGCGCACGCTGGCGGTGCTCGGTGTGGCCGGTGACCTGGTCGCGACCAAGCTGATGGAACGCCGGATGGACCCGGTCGCCGCGGAGCCGCTGCATCATGGCGAGCCCGGGCGCATGCTGCGGTGGAGCGAGCGCCTCGCCGTCGCCGGGGGATTGGGCACGTTGCTGGGCGGACGCCACCGCGGCGTGGCGGCGGTGTCGGGTCTGGCGTTGCTGACCGCGTCGGCGCTGACCCGGTTCGGCGTGTTCGAGGCCGGTAAGGAATCGGCCCGGGACCCGCGTTACACGATCGAACCGCAGAAGCGACGGCTGGCCGCCCGGCGTGCGGCCGGCATCACCGACGACTCGATCACCACCGCCGGCTGA
- the selD gene encoding selenide, water dikinase SelD, translated as MTPTRLTGYAHGGGCACKIPPGELEEAVRGLTGQAGDHVLVGLDDGDDAAAVLVGDLAVLSTADFFTPVVDDAYDWGRIAAANALSDVYAMGGRPVVAINLVGWPRDVLPLELMTEVLRGGLAVAAEANCPVIGGHSIDDPEPKYGMAVTGVADPARLLRNDAAEPGLPLTLTKPLGVGLLNNRHKQTGEVFAEAIATMTRLNRAAAEAALAHDVRAATDVTGFGLLGHLYKMCRASKVGAVIDRAAVPVIDAARAALRDGFVSGGTKRNLDWVRPQLRPGSGVTEDDLLLLADAQTSGGLLVVGELPGHPVIGHTTAGAGIEIR; from the coding sequence ATGACCCCGACCCGGCTGACCGGCTACGCGCATGGTGGCGGCTGCGCCTGCAAAATCCCGCCCGGCGAGCTGGAGGAGGCGGTCCGCGGCCTGACCGGGCAAGCCGGGGATCATGTTCTGGTCGGACTGGACGACGGCGACGACGCGGCCGCGGTGTTGGTCGGCGACCTGGCAGTGCTGTCCACCGCGGATTTCTTCACCCCCGTTGTCGACGACGCCTACGACTGGGGACGGATCGCGGCGGCCAACGCCCTCTCCGATGTGTACGCCATGGGTGGCCGCCCGGTGGTCGCGATCAACCTGGTCGGCTGGCCGCGCGATGTCCTGCCGCTGGAGCTGATGACCGAGGTGCTGCGCGGCGGGCTGGCGGTGGCCGCGGAGGCGAACTGCCCGGTGATCGGCGGCCATTCCATCGATGACCCAGAACCGAAGTACGGCATGGCGGTAACCGGTGTGGCGGATCCGGCTCGATTGCTGCGCAACGATGCCGCCGAGCCGGGCCTGCCGCTGACCCTCACCAAACCGCTCGGTGTCGGGCTGCTCAACAACCGGCACAAGCAGACCGGCGAGGTGTTCGCCGAGGCGATCGCCACAATGACGCGACTCAACCGGGCCGCCGCCGAGGCCGCGCTGGCCCACGATGTGCGCGCCGCGACCGATGTCACCGGCTTCGGGTTGCTCGGCCACCTGTACAAGATGTGCCGGGCCTCGAAGGTGGGCGCCGTGATCGACCGCGCCGCGGTGCCGGTGATCGACGCGGCCCGGGCGGCGCTGCGCGACGGGTTCGTCTCCGGCGGGACGAAGCGCAATCTCGATTGGGTCCGGCCGCAGCTGCGGCCAGGTTCCGGTGTGACCGAAGACGATCTGTTGCTGCTCGCCGATGCGCAGACCTCGGGTGGTCTGCTGGTGGTGGGTGAACTTCCCGGTCATCCGGTGATCGGGCACACCACCGCGGGTGCGGGGATCGAGATCCGCTGA